The uncultured Methanolobus sp. sequence CATCTATGATAGAATCAGGACGTGCAAAATAAACATATTCAAAAACGCAATGAGCACAATATTTCTCGTCAAAGAGCTGGTATGATTCAACTTCACCGTCACGGAAAATAAGAAGCTCACCAGGCTTTACATCCCTGAGAAGCTTACCATTCAGGGTATCAATAGCCACACTTTCGGAAGCTACCACATAACCAGAATCAATTGTACCAAAACACAATGGCTTGAATCCTACAGGATCCCTTACAGCCATGAGAATATCATCGATCAGTATGGTCAGTGAATATGACCCGTTAAGCTGTTTTATGACATTACGTACAGCGTCGACAGGATCATGCTTCAAAAGTTCTTTTACCAGAAGATGAGCCAGCACCTCTGTATCAGAATTTGCAACAAATATATGCCCCTCAGCTTCAAGCTGACCACGCAGGTCATGACTGTTGACAAGATTACCATTATGTGCCAGAGCAACGTTACCGCTCTTATATTTTACAATAAAAGGCTGGCAATTCTCTATACGTGAGTCACCGGAAGTAGAATAGCGAACATGACCGATACCCACATTGCCTTTAAGTCCAACAAGTTCATCCTTGTTAAAAACCTCAGGCACAAGACCCATACCCTTTAAGGTATGAGGTTCCCTGCCATCATGAACAGTTACTCCGGCAGATTCCTGACCACGATGCTGCAGAGCGTATAAAGCATAATAGATGCGAAGCGCGGAGGGGACCGGATGTGGTTCTTCATCGAACTGTACAACCCCTACAACACCGCATTCTTCGCGCATTTGTATCCCTAGTCTAAAAAAGACTTAATATTTGCACTTTGCCTGCCACTTGTAGCTTCTCATGCGTGAGCTTTTTCCAAAGCCACAGGATGTACACTGTTTTGTGTGAATGTTGAGTGAAACACTACCGCAGCGCCTGCATTTTACATGTGTGCGCTTTTGCCTTTTACCCATTGAGGGAGTACCTTTTGACATTTATAATCACCTTTAATATAAAATTCATTGGTTAATTGGTTATAATAAGTAAAACCTATAAATTACAGCCTGGAGGTTACCCATGATATTGCTAGTAGTTCTTATAGGTTACGTTCATTTCAGGGAGATACGTAAACTACGTTGTCACCTCTGATTACAACACTACCTAGTTTTCTTACAATGTCTCCTTCCTTAAGCTCTTCTGCATCGTCAAGTACAAGGTTCATGTGGACATCATAACCCTGGAGTTTTCCACGGAATTCCCTTGCGCCTTTAAGTCTCACAATTACAGGTGTGTTCAAAGCATCGTTCAATATATCAAGAGGTCTGTTTCCCATTTTCGCCGCCTCAGTTAAATAGATCAAATAAATTCTACACTTAAACTTGTAGCTAATATCTAGCTTGTAAATTTGTTTATTTACATATACATATTGCGATGCTCCAATGTTGCATATGCTGTATATAAAACTATCGTGATAAACAGTTTTTAGATATCCAGATGACTGCAAAGCCATGAAAATTAGTCGCAAAGATATATAGGTTCAATTGACCAACTGTTATATAAGCGACAAGGCATTTAAGAGCTCCGTCACACGTCAAAGAACAAATGAGGGATTTAATGAGCAAAATACCAGTCATACTTTCCATAGCAGGTTCGGACTCCGGCGGAGGTGCGGGAATCGAAGCAGACATCAAGACAATTGCTTCACTGGGACTCCACCCGGCATGTGCCATCACATCAGTTACCGCCCAGAACACAATGGGAGTCAGAAGTGCCTATGATATCCCCTGCGATGTAATTATAGAACAGGTAGATGCCGTCTGCGAAGACATGGATATCGCATGGGCCAAGTCCGGCATGCTTTCTTCATCACAGATCACCTCAACCGTTGCAGAAATGGTTAAAAAACACAATCTAAAACTGGTGGTAGATCCGGTAATGGCCGCAGAGGCTGGCGGTGACCTGCTTCGCAAAGAAGCCATACGAACCCTCAGAGAAGAACTCTTACCTGTATCGGAAGTTGTAACTCCTAATATCAATGAGGCCAGCATACTTGCAGGAATAGAGATACAGAATGTTGATGCTGCAAAGAATGCTGCAAAGATCATCAGTAATACAGGAGTGAAATACGTCATAATCACTGGAGGACACCTCGATGCTTCAGATATAATATATGACTCCTGCAATGACACTTATTCAACCATACCAGGTACTTTTGTCAAAGGCGGAACCCATGGTTCGGGTTGTACGCATTCTTCTGCACTGACATCGTTCCTTGCTCAGGAATACAACATAAAAGAAGCTGCCAGAAAGGCAAAATTTTTTGTTGTGGAAGCGATCAAGGGAAGTGTGCCTGTCGGGAAGGGAGCAGGGCCTGTTAACCAGCTTGCGTGGCTTCTGAACAAACCGGAACGCTGCACAAGGAGAAATGACTAGAAAATATTACGTTCCTGGTTGTAAGTAAAGAATAAATTGGCTAATTAAAGTCAGAATGCACACCTTAAGAGTAAAGATAAAATGGAAGCAGAATTTTTCAAAGGCATTTACCTGTCAAAGGAAATAAGGAAAAGTATCCGTGAAATGGGTTTCAGGAAAGCAACAGAGATCCAGGAGAAATGTATCCCGTTAATATTGGAAGGTAAAGATGTCATGGGTCATGCACAGACAGGAACCGGCAAGACTGCAGCCTTTGGTATTCCCCTTATGGAAATGCTGGAACCTGCCGAAAAGAAGACTCAGGCACTTGTAATTTGCCCTACAAGAGAACTTGTCATACAGGTAGCAGAAGAACTTGAAAAACTTGGTAAATACATTCCTGAAATGCATATTTTACCTGTTTACGGTGGAGCTGCAATGCAGTCACAGGCAAGTGGCCTGAAAAATGGCGCACAGATTGTTGTGGGGACACCCGGGAGAATAATCGACCACATTGGAAGAGGAAATTTCCACACAGAAGATATTGGAATTATTGTGCTTGACGAAGCAGATGAAATGTTGAATATGGGATTCAGGGATGACATCGAGAGAATACTTGACGGAACACCAGCGGACAGGCAGACACTTCTCTTCTCAGCAACAATGCCTGAGACAATACTAAAACTGACAGATATGTACCAGAATGAACCTGTAAATATTAAGGTAGTACAGGAAAAAATGACAGTTCCTCAGGTAAAACAATATTATTTCGAAGTTAAGGATAACGCAAAACCAGAATCCCTGAGACGGCTTATCGAAGTTGAGGACATCAAGTCAGCACTTGTTTTCTGTAATACTAAAAAGGAAGTAGACAAACTCGTCATTAAGCTGCGCTCCCGGGGCTATCCCGTAGATGCACTCCACGGAGATATCAAACAAAATAAGAGAGAGCAGCGTATGAACAAATTCAAGGATGAGGACATTGGTATTCTGATTGCTACAGACGTTGCCGCAAGAGGAATAGATGTTGAGAATATTGAAGTTGTCTTCAACTATGACATGCCACATGATCCTGAAATATATGTGCACAGGATAGGAAGAACAGCTCGTGCCGGCAGACCCGGACTTGCATACAGTTTCATAACTGCAAAGGAAAAAGCAAAACTGGAATCCATTGAAGAGACCACTAATACTGCCATAGTCAGGAGAGAACTTCCAAGTAACCGCGACATTGAAAGAATAAAAGAGAACAGGATAGCTGATGAGATTAAAATGCTTGTCAGACGCGGTAAGCTTGATAAATATGATGAGTTCGTTGCTGGCATAGCAGATAATGGCATGGATTATCAACAGATAGCATCTGCCCTTGCAAAAATGCTGCTGAAAGGCGACAACTGATACATACTACGAACATACATTCAAATAATAAATTTAACTGAGGAAATTCAATGAAAGATTTTGTGATAATAGGACATAAAGCACTGACAAGCGGAGATTTCTCCCTAAATGACCTTCCAGGCTCTGCCGGGAGAATGGACATTCTCTGCAGATGTGTTAATTCGGCTCTTTTCCTTTCACATGGGATGAGACGTGATGTTAATGTCCACCTTGTGCTTCAGGGAGAACCGGACCCTGCAAAAGTAGTGAGGTTTAACGGCGAGAAACTGAAATACCTCAATCCTGATGAGAGAAGCAGCGGGTCCCTTATCAAAAAAGCACTGGAAAAGGATGCAATTGAGTATGAAACACAGTCAACACCAGGAGTATTCATACGCCGCGTCGGACTTAAACAACTGCTCAATGAGTTCAGCGAGGCAGGCAGGGATATTTACTATCTGAGAGAAGATGGAGAGGACATCAGAAAGTACTCCGAACTTAACTCAGATGCTGTGTTCATCCTTGGAGACCATATGGGAGTTACCGAAGAGGAAGAGGAAATGATCGATAAGGTTGCAAAATCAACGCTGAATATCGGACCTGTTTCCCTGCACTCAGACCATTGCATGATAATCATCCACAATGAACTTGACATGAGAGAAGCATAATCGAATAGTCAAAAAAGGTTATATTAGATAGTGCCTATTTAAGCGAATCCTGAATTCCCTTTATAACATACTACAAAGTGATCCAATGAGCATACTTGAAACCGCTAAGAAAATAATTGAAGAAGGCCCTATCTGCGACCATTGCATGGGCAGGCAATTCGCCAAATTATCCACCGGCCTTACCAATGTTGAAAGAGGTCAGGCCATAAAGCTTGCCCTGGCAATGGAAGGTGATGCGAGGTTTAAAGAATCAGGCGAAGATTCAATTCTGGAAGAACTGGCAAAGAGCAGTAAATATGCCCGAAAAACACTGAAGATCAAAGGCGAGGATGAAAAATGCTGGGTCTGTCTTGGAATCTTTGATAAGCTCGATCTCTGGGCTGACAGAGCAGTCACAAGTATAGGGGACAGGGAGTATTCGACATTTCTTGTAGGTACTAAGGTCAGCGGACTCATTGGGGAAAATGAGGAAATACTCTGGAGCGAGTGTGGCATCACACAGGCCGAGCAGTTCAAAACAGAAATGAACCGTGAGGTCGGAAAACTCATTTCCGCACGTACCGGGAAAGAAGTGGAATTTGAAAGGCCGGACCTTGTTATTACCCTTGAAATTGCGGATGAGACAACAAGCGTGCAGATTAAATCACTATACGTTCAGGGAAGATACAGGAAACTTGTCAGGGGCATCCCACAAACAAGATGGCCATGCAGGAGCTGTGGTGGCAAAGGATGCGACCAGTGTGACAATACCGGCAAGCAATATCCAGAATCTGTGGACGAACTTATAGGCAAGGAACTTATTGAGATGACAGAGGCAATGGATTCTAAGTTCCATGGTGCTGGCAGGGAAGATATTGATGCGCTCATGCTAGGTACCGGAAGGCCATTTGTAGTAGAAGCGGTCAGCCC is a genomic window containing:
- the purF gene encoding amidophosphoribosyltransferase, whose product is MREECGVVGVVQFDEEPHPVPSALRIYYALYALQHRGQESAGVTVHDGREPHTLKGMGLVPEVFNKDELVGLKGNVGIGHVRYSTSGDSRIENCQPFIVKYKSGNVALAHNGNLVNSHDLRGQLEAEGHIFVANSDTEVLAHLLVKELLKHDPVDAVRNVIKQLNGSYSLTILIDDILMAVRDPVGFKPLCFGTIDSGYVVASESVAIDTLNGKLLRDVKPGELLIFRDGEVESYQLFDEKYCAHCVFEYVYFARPDSIIDGQLVYKVRERIGERLAREHPVDADMVSPVPDSGITSAIGYAKESKIDYEESLMKNRYIGRTFILPGQAMRETAVRLKMNTIGQNIKGKKVILIDDSIVRGTTSRRIIDMVRNAGATEVHACIGSPPIIAPCYLGIDMASREELIAAHKTIRGVEAVIDADSLGYLSVDGLVESIGIDRDNLCLGCLTGAYPVDIPGEDMCQRRQLKLNEF
- a CDS encoding 50S ribosomal protein L37e, whose amino-acid sequence is MSKGTPSMGKRQKRTHVKCRRCGSVSLNIHTKQCTSCGFGKSSRMRSYKWQAKCKY
- a CDS encoding LSm family protein, yielding MGNRPLDILNDALNTPVIVRLKGAREFRGKLQGYDVHMNLVLDDAEELKEGDIVRKLGSVVIRGDNVVYVSP
- the thiD gene encoding bifunctional hydroxymethylpyrimidine kinase/phosphomethylpyrimidine kinase — encoded protein: MSKIPVILSIAGSDSGGGAGIEADIKTIASLGLHPACAITSVTAQNTMGVRSAYDIPCDVIIEQVDAVCEDMDIAWAKSGMLSSSQITSTVAEMVKKHNLKLVVDPVMAAEAGGDLLRKEAIRTLREELLPVSEVVTPNINEASILAGIEIQNVDAAKNAAKIISNTGVKYVIITGGHLDASDIIYDSCNDTYSTIPGTFVKGGTHGSGCTHSSALTSFLAQEYNIKEAARKAKFFVVEAIKGSVPVGKGAGPVNQLAWLLNKPERCTRRND
- a CDS encoding DEAD/DEAH box helicase, yielding MEAEFFKGIYLSKEIRKSIREMGFRKATEIQEKCIPLILEGKDVMGHAQTGTGKTAAFGIPLMEMLEPAEKKTQALVICPTRELVIQVAEELEKLGKYIPEMHILPVYGGAAMQSQASGLKNGAQIVVGTPGRIIDHIGRGNFHTEDIGIIVLDEADEMLNMGFRDDIERILDGTPADRQTLLFSATMPETILKLTDMYQNEPVNIKVVQEKMTVPQVKQYYFEVKDNAKPESLRRLIEVEDIKSALVFCNTKKEVDKLVIKLRSRGYPVDALHGDIKQNKREQRMNKFKDEDIGILIATDVAARGIDVENIEVVFNYDMPHDPEIYVHRIGRTARAGRPGLAYSFITAKEKAKLESIEETTNTAIVRRELPSNRDIERIKENRIADEIKMLVRRGKLDKYDEFVAGIADNGMDYQQIASALAKMLLKGDN
- the trmY gene encoding tRNA (pseudouridine(54)-N(1))-methyltransferase TrmY; amino-acid sequence: MKDFVIIGHKALTSGDFSLNDLPGSAGRMDILCRCVNSALFLSHGMRRDVNVHLVLQGEPDPAKVVRFNGEKLKYLNPDERSSGSLIKKALEKDAIEYETQSTPGVFIRRVGLKQLLNEFSEAGRDIYYLREDGEDIRKYSELNSDAVFILGDHMGVTEEEEEMIDKVAKSTLNIGPVSLHSDHCMIIIHNELDMREA
- a CDS encoding tRNA pseudouridine(54/55) synthase Pus10 is translated as MSILETAKKIIEEGPICDHCMGRQFAKLSTGLTNVERGQAIKLALAMEGDARFKESGEDSILEELAKSSKYARKTLKIKGEDEKCWVCLGIFDKLDLWADRAVTSIGDREYSTFLVGTKVSGLIGENEEILWSECGITQAEQFKTEMNREVGKLISARTGKEVEFERPDLVITLEIADETTSVQIKSLYVQGRYRKLVRGIPQTRWPCRSCGGKGCDQCDNTGKQYPESVDELIGKELIEMTEAMDSKFHGAGREDIDALMLGTGRPFVVEAVSPKIRSIDVWELERKINEFADGKVEVEGLKIVEKAVIETLKSSKADKVYNLKVTFKEPVSTDKLEGAISSLVGVQIHQRTPQRVAHRRADLVRKRYVHNMKLVEKTEEFAIIEVHCDGGLYVKELTSGDDGRTEPSLTGLLGIQAKVEELNVIKVDI